One region of Oxalobacteraceae bacterium OTU3CAMAD1 genomic DNA includes:
- a CDS encoding crotonase/enoyl-CoA hydratase family protein, translating to METTQHNEERLVEREIEGEIATITLNRPHKRNALSLAMVAQLRSCVETLPATVKVVILAGAGPHFSAGLDLASLSEATPAEGMQQSMMWYEAFGKIQFGRVPVVCVLQGAVVGGGLELASVAHVRVAEESAYFGLPEGQRGIFLGGGGSVRVTKLIGFSRVTEMMLTGHVLTAAEGFAVGLAHYVTPAGEGMRKARELAGKIAGNAPLSNFAILNALPLIAEQPMAHGLLTEALMATITQSAPEAKERVNAFLEKRADKIAPEGKA from the coding sequence ATGGAAACGACGCAGCACAATGAAGAGCGCCTGGTCGAGCGCGAGATCGAAGGCGAGATCGCCACCATCACCCTGAACCGCCCGCACAAGCGCAACGCGCTAAGCCTGGCGATGGTGGCCCAGTTGCGCAGCTGCGTCGAGACCTTGCCGGCCACCGTCAAGGTGGTGATCCTGGCCGGCGCCGGCCCGCACTTTTCGGCGGGTCTGGACCTGGCCTCGTTGAGCGAGGCCACGCCGGCCGAGGGCATGCAGCAATCGATGATGTGGTACGAGGCCTTTGGCAAGATCCAGTTCGGCCGGGTGCCGGTGGTCTGCGTGCTGCAAGGGGCGGTGGTCGGCGGCGGCCTGGAACTGGCGTCGGTGGCCCATGTGCGGGTGGCCGAGGAAAGCGCCTATTTCGGTTTGCCGGAAGGCCAACGCGGCATTTTCCTCGGTGGTGGCGGTTCTGTGCGGGTGACCAAGCTGATTGGCTTTTCACGCGTTACCGAGATGATGTTGACCGGCCATGTGCTGACCGCCGCCGAGGGCTTCGCGGTCGGACTGGCGCATTACGTCACGCCGGCCGGGGAGGGCATGCGCAAGGCCCGTGAGCTGGCCGGCAAGATCGCAGGCAACGCGCCGCTGTCCAACTTCGCCATCCTGAACGCCTTGCCGCTGATCGCCGAGCAACCGATGGCGCACGGCCTGCTGACCGAGGCGCTGATGGCGACAATCACCCAGTCTGCGCCTGAGGCGAAGGAACGGGTCAACGCCTTCCTGGAAAAACGCGCGGACAAGATCGCGCCGGAGGGCAAGGCATGA
- a CDS encoding GntR family transcriptional regulator has translation MSQQDRIVLQLRELILSGGLAPGERVLEVALAETLQASRTPVRRAIKILEGEGLLVSNGARGYQVRQFSFRDVVNAIEVRGVLEGLAAQAAARRGLPPEACARLEECIEIGRALAGKSAMTAGDEEVFANMNLTFHDTVIDAAGNRSLKHALAFNDRLPFAAAGAVAINVSADAREAQMALLVSAQRDHVMIYQVLRQRQGARAGALVREHAYVAVEHMRLVLAGRGAEDDADAGSDAISRFDGCGQ, from the coding sequence ATGAGCCAGCAGGACCGGATCGTATTGCAGCTGCGCGAATTGATACTCAGTGGTGGACTGGCGCCGGGGGAGCGCGTGCTGGAGGTGGCGCTGGCCGAGACGCTGCAGGCGTCGCGCACGCCGGTGCGGCGCGCGATCAAGATTTTAGAGGGCGAAGGGCTGCTGGTTTCGAACGGCGCGCGCGGCTACCAGGTCAGGCAGTTTTCGTTCCGCGACGTGGTCAACGCGATCGAGGTGCGCGGCGTGCTCGAAGGCCTTGCGGCGCAAGCCGCCGCGCGGCGTGGACTGCCGCCCGAGGCTTGCGCGCGGCTCGAAGAGTGTATCGAAATCGGCCGCGCGCTCGCCGGCAAGAGCGCGATGACGGCCGGCGACGAGGAAGTCTTCGCCAACATGAATTTGACCTTCCACGACACCGTGATCGACGCTGCCGGCAACCGTTCCCTGAAACATGCGCTGGCTTTCAACGACCGCTTGCCGTTCGCCGCCGCCGGCGCGGTGGCCATCAACGTCAGCGCGGACGCCAGGGAGGCGCAGATGGCGTTGCTGGTCAGCGCGCAGCGCGACCACGTGATGATCTATCAGGTGCTGCGCCAGCGCCAGGGCGCCCGGGCGGGCGCGCTGGTGCGCGAGCACGCGTATGTGGCCGTCGAACATATGCGGCTGGTCCTGGCCGGGCGCGGCGCGGAAGATGATGCGGATGCGGGTTCGGATGCAATAAGCAGATTCGATGGTTGCGGCCAGTGA
- a CDS encoding GntR family transcriptional regulator — translation MTKMSGGPPTSQEQAVIDLREMILNGELAPGQRVTETALTEALRTSRTPVRYALTALSQEGLLSSLGKRGYVVSTFHVDDVLGAIDVRAALEGLAARTLAERGLCPELRQELLACLTNGDALFAKGHLVAGDAARYSEMNRRFHDLITGASGNDALNDVLAFNRRVPFSAAGAFAFDHAELPQQYKVLNFAHMQHHAIVQALEQGDGTRVEALMREHTQAAKHSLHLAGESLFAGAEEAP, via the coding sequence ATGACAAAAATGAGCGGCGGTCCTCCGACCTCCCAGGAACAGGCGGTCATCGATTTGCGCGAGATGATCCTCAACGGCGAACTGGCCCCCGGCCAGCGCGTGACCGAGACGGCGTTGACGGAGGCGCTGCGCACCTCGCGCACGCCGGTGCGCTACGCCCTTACAGCACTGTCGCAGGAGGGCCTGTTGAGCAGCCTGGGTAAGCGTGGCTACGTGGTCAGCACCTTCCATGTCGACGACGTGCTGGGCGCGATCGACGTGCGCGCCGCGCTCGAAGGCCTGGCCGCGCGCACCCTGGCCGAGCGGGGCCTGTGCCCCGAGCTGCGGCAAGAGTTGCTCGCCTGTCTGACGAACGGCGACGCGTTGTTCGCCAAGGGCCATCTGGTCGCCGGCGACGCCGCGCGCTATTCGGAGATGAACCGGCGCTTCCACGATCTGATCACCGGCGCGAGCGGCAACGATGCACTGAACGACGTACTGGCCTTCAACCGCCGCGTGCCGTTTTCCGCCGCCGGCGCGTTCGCCTTCGACCATGCCGAACTTCCGCAGCAGTACAAGGTGCTCAACTTCGCCCACATGCAGCACCACGCCATCGTACAGGCGCTGGAGCAGGGCGACGGCACTCGGGTCGAGGCGCTGATGCGCGAACACACCCAGGCCGCGAAACACAGTTTGCACCTCGCGGGCGAGAGCCTGTTCGCCGGCGCGGAGGAGGCGCCATGA
- a CDS encoding LysR family transcriptional regulator — protein MPTVAKTLGISQPAVSGFVNDLEASLGTNLFERSSKGMKPTEAGDILVFRVKRALAELRHIDTDLAALRGNTEGKVVIGALPLGRTAILPRAISDVLLRHPGLRFSTVEGPFDQLAAQLRAGDIDFVLGALRPADYASDLSGEPLLDDRMSLVVRSGHPLTKQTGLGMADLVSARWVLANQSTPARALFDLSFQSLGLAVPRAAVETSDLAILRGMLMHSDAVTAISPQQLSYEIEAGLLTVLDVEVPHTSRTIGITQRSDSHASPGALELMATIRRFAATQAGCTQAQPR, from the coding sequence ATGCCGACGGTAGCCAAGACGCTGGGCATCAGCCAGCCGGCCGTCAGCGGCTTCGTCAACGATCTGGAGGCGAGCCTGGGCACCAACCTGTTCGAACGCTCGTCCAAGGGCATGAAGCCCACCGAGGCCGGCGACATCCTGGTATTTCGCGTCAAGCGCGCGCTGGCCGAACTGCGCCACATCGACACCGACCTCGCCGCCCTGCGCGGCAACACCGAAGGCAAGGTGGTGATCGGCGCGCTGCCGCTGGGGCGCACCGCCATCCTGCCGCGCGCCATCAGCGACGTGCTACTGCGCCATCCGGGCCTGCGCTTCTCCACCGTCGAAGGGCCGTTCGACCAGCTCGCCGCGCAGCTGCGCGCCGGCGACATCGACTTCGTCCTCGGCGCGCTGCGGCCGGCCGACTATGCGAGCGACTTGAGCGGCGAACCCTTGCTCGACGACCGGATGTCGCTGGTGGTGCGCAGCGGCCATCCGCTCACCAAACAAACCGGGCTCGGCATGGCCGACCTGGTCTCCGCCCGCTGGGTGCTGGCCAACCAGTCCACGCCGGCGCGCGCGCTGTTCGACCTGTCCTTCCAGTCGCTGGGCCTGGCCGTGCCGCGCGCGGCCGTCGAAACCAGCGACCTGGCCATCCTGCGCGGCATGCTGATGCACAGCGACGCCGTCACCGCGATCTCTCCCCAGCAACTGAGCTACGAAATCGAGGCCGGCCTGCTGACCGTGCTTGATGTGGAAGTGCCGCACACCAGCCGCACCATCGGCATCACCCAGCGCAGCGACAGCCATGCGTCCCCGGGCGCGCTGGAGTTGATGGCCACGATCCGACGCTTCGCCGCCACCCAGGCCGGCTGCACGCAAGCACAACCCCGATAA
- a CDS encoding benzaldehyde dehydrogenase, with the protein MDSTAAPAFLNDTLWTGKIFNGDWIAADGGTHPITEPATGQQLGITGKANAQDVARAAIAARAAQRAWAATDYKARAAIFRKAAALFEQHHAELATWIARETGGIMPKADLEVREAIVYMHEAAAMLTQPTGQLLASPNEQLSIARRLPHGVVGIISPFNFPLILSLRSVAPALAVGNAVLHKPDLQTPVSGGVIIARIFEQAGLPPGVLHVLPGGAEAGEALCLDPHVGMISFTGSTQVGRRVAELAGKTLKKVALELGGKNSLVILDDADPDVAASNVAWGAYLHQGQICMASGRILLQRGIAAAVTERLLKKANHLPVGDPMSGQVALGPLINARQVQRLHGIVQDSVAAGAKLLAGGQPDGTFYPATVLTDVKPGMRCFQEELFGPVASITVFDTDEEAIALASLTEGCLALGVISPSITRALHIVNRVPCGHAHINDQTVLAEAHVPFGGSGTSGNGARHGGPADWDEFSQWQWLTIKSDAPRYPF; encoded by the coding sequence ATGGATAGCACCGCTGCGCCCGCATTTTTGAACGACACGCTCTGGACCGGAAAAATCTTCAACGGCGACTGGATCGCGGCCGACGGCGGCACGCATCCCATCACCGAACCGGCCACCGGCCAGCAGCTCGGCATCACCGGCAAAGCCAACGCGCAGGACGTGGCGCGCGCCGCCATCGCCGCCCGCGCCGCCCAGCGCGCCTGGGCCGCCACCGACTACAAGGCCCGCGCCGCCATCTTCCGCAAGGCCGCCGCGCTGTTCGAACAACACCACGCCGAACTGGCGACCTGGATCGCGCGCGAAACCGGCGGCATCATGCCCAAGGCCGATCTGGAAGTGCGCGAAGCGATCGTCTACATGCACGAGGCGGCCGCGATGCTGACGCAGCCGACGGGCCAGTTGCTGGCCTCCCCTAACGAACAGTTGAGCATCGCCCGGCGCCTGCCGCATGGCGTGGTCGGCATCATCTCGCCGTTCAACTTCCCGCTGATCCTGTCGCTGCGCTCGGTCGCGCCGGCGCTGGCGGTCGGCAACGCCGTGCTGCACAAGCCAGACCTGCAAACGCCGGTCAGCGGCGGCGTCATCATCGCCCGCATCTTCGAGCAGGCCGGCCTGCCCCCGGGCGTGCTGCACGTGCTGCCGGGCGGCGCCGAGGCGGGCGAGGCGCTGTGCCTCGATCCGCACGTCGGCATGATCTCGTTCACCGGCTCGACGCAGGTCGGACGAAGGGTGGCCGAGCTGGCCGGCAAAACGCTCAAGAAAGTCGCGCTGGAACTGGGCGGCAAAAACTCGCTGGTCATCCTGGACGATGCCGATCCCGACGTGGCCGCCTCCAACGTCGCCTGGGGCGCCTATCTGCACCAGGGCCAGATCTGCATGGCGTCCGGCCGCATCCTGCTCCAGCGCGGCATCGCCGCCGCCGTCACCGAGCGGCTGCTGAAGAAGGCCAACCACCTGCCGGTCGGCGACCCGATGAGCGGCCAGGTCGCCCTCGGCCCGCTGATCAACGCGCGCCAGGTGCAGCGGCTGCACGGCATCGTCCAGGACTCCGTAGCGGCCGGCGCTAAACTGCTGGCCGGCGGCCAACCCGACGGCACCTTCTATCCCGCCACCGTACTGACCGACGTCAAGCCCGGCATGCGCTGCTTCCAGGAAGAACTGTTCGGCCCGGTGGCTTCGATCACCGTCTTCGACACCGACGAGGAAGCCATCGCGCTGGCCTCGCTCACCGAGGGCTGCCTGGCGCTGGGCGTGATCTCGCCATCGATCACGCGCGCGCTGCACATCGTCAACCGCGTTCCCTGCGGCCACGCCCACATCAACGACCAAACGGTGCTGGCCGAAGCGCACGTGCCGTTCGGCGGCAGCGGCACCTCCGGCAACGGCGCCCGCCACGGCGGCCCCGCCGACTGGGACGAATTCTCCCAATGGCAGTGGCTAACCATCAAAAGCGACGCACCCCGCTACCCCTTCTGA
- a CDS encoding coniferyl-alcohol dehydrogenase has product MNFTNKTIAITGACSGIGAEVARLARAGGAKVIGIDRNPPGLTLDQFIQADLGDPASIDAAAAQLPPTVDALCNIAGVPGTANGDLVARVNYLGLRHLSEKVLDRMPAGSAIVNIASALGAEWQQRLELHRELANIQGYQNVQAWLRDHPVPQETCYQYFKEALLVWTFVQSQRWFLERSVRMNCVSPGPVFTPILGDFVTMLGQDVVERNANRMKRPAYTDEVAPVVAFLMSDASRWVSGVNIPVDGGLMSTFI; this is encoded by the coding sequence ATGAACTTCACCAACAAAACCATCGCCATCACCGGCGCCTGTTCCGGCATCGGCGCCGAGGTCGCCCGTCTGGCCCGCGCTGGCGGTGCCAAGGTCATCGGCATCGACCGCAACCCACCCGGCCTGACGCTCGACCAATTCATCCAGGCCGACCTGGGCGACCCGGCATCGATCGACGCCGCCGCCGCACAACTTCCACCGACCGTCGACGCCCTCTGCAACATCGCCGGCGTCCCCGGCACCGCCAACGGCGACCTCGTCGCCCGCGTCAATTATCTCGGCCTGCGTCACCTGTCCGAAAAAGTACTCGACCGCATGCCAGCCGGCAGCGCCATCGTCAACATCGCCTCCGCCCTGGGCGCCGAATGGCAACAACGCCTGGAACTCCACCGCGAACTGGCCAACATCCAAGGCTACCAAAACGTCCAAGCCTGGCTGCGCGACCACCCAGTCCCCCAGGAAACCTGCTACCAATACTTCAAGGAAGCCCTGCTCGTCTGGACCTTCGTCCAATCGCAGCGCTGGTTCCTGGAGCGCTCGGTCCGCATGAACTGCGTTTCGCCCGGTCCTGTCTTCACGCCCATCCTCGGCGACTTCGTCACCATGCTCGGCCAGGACGTGGTGGAACGCAACGCCAACCGCATGAAGCGCCCCGCCTACACCGACGAGGTCGCCCCGGTGGTCGCCTTCCTGATGTCGGACGCCTCGCGCTGGGTCAGCGGCGTGAACATCCCTGTGGACGGAGGGCTGATGTCGACATTCATCTGA
- a CDS encoding DUF1302 domain-containing protein has product MKPTQQPRRKTARLTMALAVAAALPCQSALAYEFDTGSDIKVSWNNTIKYSTAYRLKDADPGLLAGGYTASGPGDFTGLNLDDGNQNFRKKGIVSNRVDWLTELDISTHNMGMRASGAAWYDTVYNRRNDNASPSSNAAGLAGVANNEFTEGTRKLHGRKAELLDAFVYVKGTVGGLSGNLRAGRHTLQYGESLFFGANGIAAAQGPVDLVKLLSVPGAQFKEILRPVNQISGQLQLAPTVSLGAYYQLDWKPSIIPGVGSYLSSYDAAGAGSTAFLVAPVGSGAPAFITQADMKAKDSGQGGVQLRIAPVGLDIEFGLYAARYHDKGANYYLGFSPAFPPGAPSTVQAVYAEGIKTYGASASTVLGGVNVAIEGSIRRNNPLVSGPTPNFLSAQGVGIIANNTDNPAYAVGNSAHVNLSAVYVMPTNSLFEGGALLGELAWNRRLSVTHQGSLDVNTTRDASAIRIAFEPAYYQVLSGLDLTVPIGIGYNLDGRSSTVFNFNGGAEHGGDLSIGLSGSYQQDWKFGISYVRFLGRSGTFLTNNPAANAPMLSYAQPLKDRNYISFNLKRAF; this is encoded by the coding sequence ATGAAACCAACACAACAACCACGGCGCAAAACCGCCCGCTTGACGATGGCCCTGGCCGTGGCCGCCGCCCTGCCCTGCCAATCGGCGCTGGCCTATGAATTCGACACCGGCTCCGACATCAAGGTCAGCTGGAACAACACCATCAAGTACAGCACCGCCTACCGCCTCAAGGATGCCGACCCGGGCTTGCTGGCCGGCGGCTACACGGCCTCCGGTCCCGGCGACTTCACCGGACTGAACCTGGACGACGGCAACCAGAATTTCCGCAAGAAAGGCATCGTCTCGAACCGCGTCGACTGGCTGACCGAGCTCGACATCAGCACCCACAATATGGGCATGCGCGCCTCCGGCGCCGCTTGGTACGACACCGTCTACAACCGCCGCAACGACAACGCCTCGCCGTCGTCGAACGCGGCCGGCCTGGCCGGCGTCGCCAACAACGAATTCACCGAAGGCACGCGCAAGCTGCACGGGCGCAAAGCCGAACTGCTGGACGCCTTCGTCTACGTCAAGGGCACCGTCGGCGGCCTCTCCGGCAACCTGCGCGCCGGCCGCCACACGCTGCAGTACGGCGAGAGCCTGTTCTTCGGCGCCAACGGCATCGCCGCCGCCCAAGGGCCGGTCGACCTGGTCAAGCTGCTGTCGGTGCCCGGCGCCCAGTTCAAAGAAATCCTGCGTCCGGTCAACCAGATCTCCGGCCAGCTGCAACTGGCGCCCACCGTCTCGCTCGGCGCCTACTACCAGCTGGACTGGAAGCCGAGCATCATTCCCGGCGTGGGCAGCTACCTGAGCTCCTACGACGCGGCCGGCGCCGGCTCCACTGCCTTCCTGGTGGCCCCGGTCGGTTCGGGCGCGCCCGCCTTCATCACCCAAGCCGACATGAAAGCCAAGGATTCCGGCCAGGGCGGCGTGCAGCTGCGCATCGCGCCGGTCGGCCTGGACATCGAGTTCGGCCTGTACGCGGCGCGCTACCACGACAAGGGCGCCAATTACTACCTGGGCTTTTCGCCGGCCTTCCCGCCCGGCGCGCCGTCCACCGTGCAGGCCGTCTACGCGGAAGGCATCAAGACCTATGGCGCCAGCGCCAGCACCGTGCTGGGCGGCGTCAACGTGGCGATCGAGGGCTCGATACGGCGCAACAACCCGCTGGTCAGCGGCCCGACGCCGAATTTCCTGTCGGCGCAGGGCGTCGGCATCATCGCCAACAACACCGACAACCCGGCCTACGCGGTCGGCAACAGCGCCCACGTCAACCTGTCGGCCGTGTACGTGATGCCGACCAACAGCCTGTTCGAGGGCGGCGCGCTGCTCGGCGAGCTGGCGTGGAACCGCCGCCTCAGCGTCACCCACCAGGGCTCGCTCGACGTGAACACGACGCGCGACGCCAGCGCCATCCGCATCGCCTTCGAGCCGGCGTATTACCAGGTGCTGAGCGGACTAGACCTGACGGTGCCCATCGGCATCGGCTACAACCTCGACGGCCGCTCGTCGACCGTCTTCAACTTCAACGGCGGCGCCGAGCACGGCGGCGACTTGAGTATCGGCCTGAGCGGCAGCTACCAGCAGGACTGGAAGTTCGGCATCAGCTATGTGCGCTTCCTGGGCCGCAGCGGCACCTTCCTGACGAACAATCCCGCCGCGAACGCGCCGATGCTGAGCTATGCCCAGCCGCTCAAGGACCGCAACTACATCTCGTTCAACCTCAAACGCGCATTCTAA
- a CDS encoding DUF1329 domain-containing protein, giving the protein MKPQLNMLACAIALGLVAGQSHAATAEEAAALKTTLTPFGAEKAANKDGTIPAWEGVYSKVAPGYKPGDARADPFASEKPVLSITGKNVDQYAAKLSAGTIAMLKKYPTYRLDVFPTHRTGGAPSWVYDNTFKNATSAKTVDDGYGVDGAYGGIPFPIPKTGYEAIWNHRLAWVGDTAIYASRTWIVPPDGKRTLANEAEQTLTRPYYFKEGSLDKMDGIYQYGRLITRAPASKAGEGILAHDGLNAAAPRALWQYLVGQRRVRRAPSVAYDTPDSVASGIGFVDEAFMLFGPIDHHQLKLIGKKEMYIPYNNNRAASAKIADLMGPQFLNPDLVRWELHRVWEVEATVAPGKRHVVSKRRYYLDEDTWQIIQIDGYDAQGQIWRSNYALTLLAPDLPALLANVMWGVYNVQTGAYLLNASANETPNQYKAIPRLPLSYFGPEELANQGAR; this is encoded by the coding sequence ATGAAACCACAATTGAACATGCTCGCCTGCGCGATCGCCCTCGGCCTGGTCGCCGGCCAGTCGCACGCCGCCACCGCCGAGGAAGCCGCCGCGCTGAAGACCACACTGACGCCGTTCGGCGCCGAGAAAGCCGCCAACAAGGACGGCACCATTCCCGCCTGGGAAGGCGTCTACAGCAAGGTCGCCCCCGGCTACAAACCGGGCGACGCCCGCGCCGACCCGTTCGCGTCGGAAAAACCGGTGCTCAGCATCACCGGCAAGAACGTGGACCAGTACGCCGCCAAACTGTCGGCCGGCACGATCGCCATGCTGAAGAAATATCCCACCTACCGGCTCGACGTGTTTCCGACCCACCGCACCGGCGGCGCGCCGTCCTGGGTCTATGACAACACCTTCAAGAACGCGACCAGCGCCAAGACCGTCGACGACGGCTACGGGGTCGACGGCGCCTATGGCGGCATTCCGTTTCCCATTCCAAAGACCGGCTACGAGGCGATCTGGAACCACCGCCTGGCCTGGGTCGGCGACACCGCCATCTACGCCAGCCGCACCTGGATCGTGCCGCCGGACGGCAAGCGTACCCTGGCCAACGAGGCCGAGCAGACTTTAACCCGTCCCTACTACTTCAAGGAAGGCAGCCTGGACAAGATGGACGGCATCTACCAGTACGGCCGCCTGATCACGCGCGCGCCGGCCTCCAAGGCCGGCGAAGGCATCCTCGCGCACGACGGCCTGAACGCCGCCGCCCCGCGCGCGCTGTGGCAATACCTGGTGGGCCAGCGCCGCGTGCGCCGCGCGCCGTCGGTGGCCTACGACACGCCGGACTCGGTCGCCTCCGGCATCGGCTTCGTGGACGAGGCGTTCATGCTGTTCGGGCCGATCGACCACCACCAGCTGAAGCTGATCGGCAAGAAGGAAATGTACATCCCGTACAACAACAACCGCGCGGCGTCCGCCAAGATCGCCGATCTGATGGGCCCGCAGTTCCTCAATCCCGACCTGGTGCGCTGGGAGTTGCATCGCGTGTGGGAAGTGGAGGCGACCGTCGCCCCCGGCAAGCGCCATGTGGTGAGCAAGCGCCGCTACTACCTGGACGAGGATACCTGGCAGATCATTCAGATCGACGGTTACGATGCCCAGGGCCAGATCTGGCGCAGCAATTACGCGCTGACCTTGCTGGCGCCGGACCTGCCGGCCCTGCTCGCCAACGTCATGTGGGGCGTCTATAACGTGCAGACCGGCGCCTACCTGCTCAACGCTTCCGCCAACGAAACGCCGAACCAGTACAAGGCGATCCCACGCCTGCCGCTGAGCTACTTCGGGCCGGAGGAATTGGCCAACCAGGGTGCGCGCTGA
- a CDS encoding YCF48-related protein, with product MMTRNHVLAALLLGSLASSAALSATTAPAVPDALTQPSIIAAKSGTAAMLAVTRAGKRLVAVGERGIVLLSDDQGGSWRQVRTPVQVSLTAVQFTNERSGWAVGHLGVVLHTADGGLSWQKQLDGIQAAELALRAATTPQEKTAAEHLRADGPDKPFLDLYFQDASTGYILGAYNLLFRTTDAGKTWTPWQGRVPNPKSLHLYGMRAGGGALYLVGEQGSLFRSLDGGASFTALASPYKGSYFGLVTARSGEVVVFGLRGTAYWSGDQGNSWKQIDTGSQQTFSAGVELADGTLAVLSQGGDVLLSGDHGRTFKRQPNPQPSPAAALVQADDKHLIVAGLRGLKRQQLLNTN from the coding sequence ATGATGACGCGGAATCATGTGCTGGCGGCGTTGCTGCTGGGTTCCCTCGCATCGTCTGCGGCCCTGTCTGCGACCACAGCCCCGGCGGTGCCGGACGCGCTGACCCAACCATCCATCATCGCCGCCAAGTCCGGCACGGCGGCCATGCTGGCGGTGACGCGCGCCGGCAAACGTCTGGTGGCGGTGGGCGAACGCGGCATCGTGCTGCTGTCCGACGACCAGGGCGGCAGCTGGCGCCAGGTCCGCACGCCGGTGCAGGTGAGCCTGACGGCCGTACAATTCACCAACGAGCGCAGCGGCTGGGCGGTGGGCCACCTGGGCGTGGTGCTGCACACGGCCGACGGTGGCCTGAGCTGGCAAAAGCAGCTGGACGGCATCCAGGCCGCCGAGCTCGCGCTGCGCGCCGCCACCACGCCGCAGGAGAAAACAGCCGCCGAGCACCTGCGCGCGGATGGTCCGGACAAACCCTTCCTGGACCTGTATTTCCAGGACGCCAGTACCGGCTACATCCTGGGCGCCTACAATCTGCTGTTCCGTACCACCGACGCCGGCAAAACCTGGACGCCATGGCAGGGCCGCGTGCCTAATCCCAAGAGCCTGCATCTGTACGGCATGCGCGCGGGCGGCGGCGCGCTCTATCTGGTCGGCGAACAGGGCAGCCTGTTCCGCTCGCTCGACGGCGGCGCCAGCTTCACGGCGCTGGCCTCGCCCTACAAGGGCAGCTACTTCGGGCTGGTGACGGCGCGTAGCGGCGAGGTCGTTGTCTTCGGCCTGCGCGGCACGGCCTATTGGTCCGGCGACCAGGGCAATAGCTGGAAACAGATCGACACCGGCTCGCAGCAAACCTTCAGCGCCGGCGTCGAGCTAGCCGACGGCACCCTGGCGGTGCTGAGCCAGGGCGGCGACGTGCTGCTCAGCGGCGACCACGGCCGAACCTTCAAACGCCAGCCCAATCCACAGCCCTCCCCGGCGGCCGCGCTGGTCCAGGCCGATGACAAGCACCTGATCGTCGCCGGCCTGCGCGGCCTCAAGCGCCAGCAGCTACTCAACACCAATTGA